In Hyphomicrobiales bacterium, the following are encoded in one genomic region:
- a CDS encoding sulfate transporter, producing the protein MPLARRLLTAALLAVAPIIPVGITPVAAEDNSIIVQSTTSTQNSGLYEHILPIFTQQSGISVRVVAVGTGQAIKNATNCDGDVLLVHAKAAEEKFVADGFGVSRSDVMYNDFVIVGPASDPAGIRGSRDAADALRRIAASASPFASRGDDSGTHKKELALWKAAGIDVGAASGTWYRETGSGMGATLNTGIGMGAYILTDRASWSSFANKSDFSIVVEGDKSLFNQYGIILVSPDRCPTVKKGPGQQFVDWILSPAGQEAIGSYKINGEPLFFPNAKPAS; encoded by the coding sequence ATGCCTCTTGCCAGACGCCTCTTGACCGCGGCATTGCTCGCCGTGGCCCCGATCATCCCGGTTGGGATCACGCCGGTCGCCGCCGAGGACAACTCGATCATCGTCCAGTCGACGACCTCCACCCAGAACTCGGGCCTCTACGAGCACATACTGCCGATCTTCACGCAGCAGTCCGGGATTTCCGTTCGCGTCGTCGCCGTCGGCACCGGTCAGGCGATCAAGAACGCCACCAATTGCGACGGCGACGTCCTCCTCGTCCACGCCAAGGCCGCCGAGGAGAAATTCGTCGCCGATGGCTTCGGTGTGAGCCGTAGTGACGTGATGTACAACGATTTCGTGATCGTCGGTCCGGCAAGCGACCCGGCGGGCATCCGTGGCAGCCGCGACGCCGCCGACGCATTGCGCCGCATCGCCGCATCGGCCTCCCCGTTCGCCTCGCGCGGCGACGATTCCGGGACCCACAAGAAGGAACTCGCACTCTGGAAGGCGGCCGGCATCGACGTGGGCGCGGCTTCGGGCACCTGGTACCGCGAGACCGGCTCCGGCATGGGCGCGACGCTCAACACCGGCATCGGAATGGGAGCCTACATTCTGACCGACCGGGCCTCCTGGAGCAGCTTCGCCAACAAGAGCGATTTCTCCATCGTTGTCGAGGGTGACAAATCCCTCTTCAATCAGTACGGGATCATCCTCGTCAGCCCGGACCGCTGCCCGACCGTCAAGAAGGGTCCGGGCCAGCAGTTCGTGGACTGGATCCTCTCGCCGGCCGGTCAGGAGGCCATCGGCTCCTACAAGATCAATGGCGAGCCGCTTTTCTTCCCGAACGCCAAGCCGGCGAGCTGA
- a CDS encoding class I SAM-dependent methyltransferase, producing MANWDERYAGAPHGLFGDAPNEYVREVTARSDFRARSALVLADGDGRNGRHLAGLGFAVTAVDLSVVGTRNAFALDAARGVALERIVADLDDWSVPAGRQWDSVFLLYLQAPAATRVAALRLGWQALAPGGIFVLEGFARTLEAEAMGPGPEELRYDLDEIIGALTGAEIIEALAGRVRLDEGLRHTGLAQVVRYCGRKPAAAD from the coding sequence ATGGCGAACTGGGACGAGCGCTATGCGGGCGCGCCACACGGGCTCTTCGGCGATGCACCAAACGAATATGTCCGCGAGGTCACGGCGCGGAGCGATTTCCGAGCGCGCTCGGCGCTGGTACTCGCCGACGGGGACGGGCGCAACGGACGCCATCTGGCGGGGCTCGGATTTGCTGTGACGGCGGTGGATCTCTCGGTGGTCGGCACGCGCAATGCGTTCGCGCTCGATGCCGCGCGAGGCGTCGCGCTCGAGCGGATCGTCGCCGACCTCGACGACTGGTCGGTGCCGGCGGGGCGGCAATGGGACAGCGTTTTTCTTCTCTATCTGCAGGCGCCGGCTGCAACCCGTGTCGCCGCGCTTCGGCTCGGCTGGCAGGCGCTCGCACCGGGCGGCATTTTCGTCCTCGAGGGCTTTGCAAGAACCCTCGAGGCGGAGGCCATGGGGCCGGGGCCGGAGGAATTGCGCTACGACCTCGACGAGATCATCGGGGCGCTCACCGGGGCGGAGATCATCGAGGCGCTCGCGGGCCGGGTACGCCTCGACGAGGGGCTGCGCCATACCGGTCTCGCGCAGGTCGTCCGATACTGCGGACGCAAGCCCGCCGCGGCGGACTGA
- a CDS encoding branched-chain amino acid aminotransferase: MAAPLSETHVYVDGDWHAGDVRIMGARSHAFWLGTSVFDGARAFDGVTPDLERHCERLNRSALALGLKPTMTGEAIVGLVRDGLERFESKEAIYIRPMYWAEAGGYMSVPADPDSTRFLICLHVAPMIAPTGFSVTVSPFRRPTPECMPTDAKSGCLYPNNGRAIMEAKGRGFDNAIVRDMAGNVAETATSNVFIVRDGVVMTPVPNGCFLNGITRQRTIALLRAAGHEVMETTLRVEDLMQADEIFSSGNHSKIVPITRIEERSLQPGPVAQKARKLYMDWAHG, from the coding sequence ATGGCCGCACCGCTCAGCGAAACGCATGTCTACGTCGATGGCGATTGGCATGCCGGCGACGTCAGGATCATGGGCGCGCGCAGCCATGCGTTCTGGCTCGGCACGAGTGTCTTCGACGGGGCGCGGGCCTTCGACGGCGTCACGCCCGACCTCGAACGGCACTGTGAGCGGTTGAACCGGTCGGCCTTGGCGCTCGGGCTCAAGCCGACGATGACGGGCGAGGCCATCGTCGGCCTCGTTCGGGACGGCCTCGAGCGTTTCGAGAGCAAGGAGGCGATCTACATCCGCCCGATGTACTGGGCGGAGGCCGGTGGCTACATGTCGGTGCCGGCAGATCCGGACTCGACCCGCTTCCTCATCTGCCTGCACGTGGCGCCGATGATCGCGCCGACGGGGTTTTCCGTCACCGTTTCGCCGTTCCGCCGGCCGACGCCGGAATGCATGCCGACGGATGCCAAGTCGGGCTGCCTCTATCCGAACAACGGGCGGGCCATCATGGAGGCCAAGGGGCGCGGCTTCGACAACGCGATCGTGCGCGACATGGCCGGCAACGTGGCCGAGACGGCGACATCCAACGTCTTCATCGTGCGCGACGGCGTGGTGATGACGCCGGTTCCGAACGGCTGCTTCCTCAACGGCATCACGCGCCAGCGAACGATCGCGCTGTTGCGCGCGGCAGGACACGAGGTGATGGAGACGACCTTGCGGGTCGAAGACCTGATGCAGGCGGACGAGATTTTCTCGAGCGGAAACCACTCCAAGATCGTCCCGATCACGCGGATCGAGGAGCGTAGCCTGCAGCCAGGGCCCGTGGCGCAGAAGGCGCGTAAGCTCTACATGGACTGGGCGCACGGCTGA
- a CDS encoding DUF2199 domain-containing protein, with protein MEPRSGRLFGFSDEAGSFAFRCPECKRMHRGSPSFSLAEPPYCLAVPREEWAERVTLTGETCIIRPAAQEPGGQIIHCLRAVLEIAIEGVREPFTLGVWVSQSPENFVRYLGMSDDERAGEGSFGWLTVNWRPYNRSNAGGDLESLASNVLWRSGGLRPLVQLQACDHPLYLDQRDGFTWERAVEVARVMMHG; from the coding sequence TTGGAACCCAGATCAGGACGACTTTTCGGATTTTCCGACGAGGCCGGCTCGTTCGCATTCCGCTGTCCGGAGTGCAAGCGCATGCATCGTGGCTCGCCCTCGTTCAGTCTCGCCGAACCACCCTATTGCCTCGCCGTGCCGCGCGAGGAATGGGCTGAGCGTGTCACCCTGACCGGGGAGACCTGCATCATTCGACCCGCTGCGCAGGAGCCCGGTGGACAGATCATCCACTGCCTGCGCGCCGTGCTCGAAATCGCCATCGAGGGCGTGCGTGAGCCCTTCACGCTGGGCGTCTGGGTCAGCCAATCGCCCGAAAACTTCGTGCGCTATCTGGGGATGTCGGACGACGAGCGGGCGGGAGAGGGCAGCTTCGGATGGCTGACGGTGAACTGGCGGCCATACAACCGAAGCAACGCGGGCGGCGATCTCGAGAGTCTGGCGAGTAATGTGCTCTGGCGGTCCGGTGGGCTGCGACCGCTCGTTCAGCTGCAGGCCTGCGACCACCCGCTCTACCTAGATCAGCGGGATGGGTTCACATGGGAGCGGGCGGTCGAGGTCGCCCGCGTCATGATGCACGGCTGA